The Saccopteryx leptura isolate mSacLep1 chromosome 2, mSacLep1_pri_phased_curated, whole genome shotgun sequence genome has a window encoding:
- the MBD6 gene encoding methyl-CpG-binding domain protein 6 isoform X2, whose protein sequence is MNGGNESSGADRAGGPVATSVPIGWQRCVREGTVLYISPSGTELSSLEQTRSYLLSDGTCKCGLECPLNVPKVFNFDPLAPVTPGGAGVGPASEEDMTKLCNHRRKAVAMATLYRSMETTCSHSSPGGASPQMFHTVSPGPPIVRPPCRVPPITPLNGGPGSLPPDPPQVPQAFPPLASPGGLFPPPRLPDPVPSGGSSSSCFLPRGNAPSPAPPPPPAISLNAPSYNWGAALRSSLVPPNLGSLPAPHASSSPPSDPPLFHCSDALTPPPLPPSNNLPGPPGPATQPPVSSATMHLPLVLGRLGGAPTVEGPGAPPFLASSLLSAAAKAQCPPFPPPSTLQGQRPCAQTPSAPHSSSRRLTQHRPRRPPTVLRLLEGGVPQAPRRSRPCAPAPVRQPFSLPEPSQPILPSVLSLLGLPTPGPSHSDGSFNLLGSDAHLPPPPTLSSGSPPESRHPILPSLPGTSSGSLSSVPGAPAPPAASKAPLVPSPILQSPSEGLGMGVGSTCPLPPLAGGEAFPFPSPEQGLALSGAGFSGMLGALPLPLSLGQPPPSPLLSHSLFGMLAGGAGQPPPEPLVPPPGGPGPPLAPGEPEGPSLLVASLLPPPPSDLLPPPSAPPSNLLASLLPLLALGPAAGGGEGASGGAGGPSGETFSGLGDLPPLLFPPLSAPPTFIALNSALLAASLDPPSGSPPQPCVLSAPQPGPPTSSVTTATTDLGASSLGKAPSNSGRPPQLLSPLLSASLLGDLSSLTSSPGTLPSLLQPPGSLLSGQLGLQLLPGGGAHPPLSEASSPLACLLQSLQIPPEQPEAPSLPPKSPTSALEPEPARPPLSALAPPHSSPDPPVPELLTGRGSGKRGRRGGGGLRGINGEARPGRGRKPGSRREPARLALKWGARGGFNGQMERSPKRTHHWQHNGELAEGGAEPNDPSLPGPHSEDLKSIFSQVPPGVVRKSRRGRRRKYNPTRNSSSSRQDVTLDPSPTTRAVVSLPPRARPGRPAKNKRRKLAP, encoded by the exons ATGAATGGGGGCAATGAGAGCAGTGGAGCAGACAGAGCTGGGGGCCCTGTGGCCACATCTGTCCCCATCGGTTGGCAGCGCTGTGTTCGAGAAGGCACTGTGCTCTATATCAG CCCAAGTGGCACAGAGCTGTCTTCCTTGGAGCAAACCCGGAGCTACCTCCTCAGCGATGGGACCTGCAAGTGCGGTCTGGAGTGTCCACTCAATGTCCCCAAG GTTTTCAACTTTGACCCTTTGGCCCCGGTGACcccaggtggggctggggtggggccagCATCAGAGGAGGACATGACCAAGCTGTGCAACCACCGCAGGAAAGCCGTTGCCATGGCAACCCTGTACCGCAGCATGGAGACCACCTGCTCACATTCTTCTCCTG GAGGAGCAAGCCCCCAAATGTTCCACACTGTGTCCCCAGGGCCACCCATTGTCCGGCCCCCATGTCGAGTTCCTCCCATAACTCCACTTAATGGGGGTCCTGGCTCCCTTCCCCCAGACCCACCTCAAGTTCCACAGGCCTTTCCCCCTTTAGCAAGCCCTGGGGGACTCTTCCCACCGCCAAGGCTTCCTGACCCAGTCCCCTCTGGAGGTAGCAGCAGCTCCTGTTTCCTCCCAAGGGGCAATGCCCCCTCTCcagctccacctcctccacctgccATTAGCCTCAATGCCCCCTCATACAACTGGGGAGCTGCTCTCCGATCCAGCCTGGTGCCCCCCAATCTGGGCTCTCTTCCAGCCCCCCATGCCTCCTCCTCACCACCTTCAGATCCTCCTCTCTTCCACTGTAGTGATGCCTTAACGCCCCCTCCTTTGCCCCCAAGCAATAATCTCCCTGGCCCCCCTGGTCCTGCCACTCAGCCACCAGTGTCTTCAGCCACTATGCACCTGCCCCTGGTCCTGGGACGACTGGGAGGGGCCCCCACAGTAGAAGGGCCTGGGGCACCCCCTTTTCTTGCTAGCAGCCTACTCTCTGCAGCGGCCAAGGCACAGTGTCCCCCGTTCCCTCCTCCCAGCACTTTACAGGGCCAAAGGCCCTGTGCCCAGACGCCCTCAGCTCCCCACTCATCATCACGCCGTCTCACTCAGCACCGTCCTCGCAGACCCCCAACTGTATTGCGGTTGTTAGAAGGGGGAGTCCCTCAAGCCCCTAGACGGAGCCGTCCTTGTGCCCCTGCTCCTGTCCGCCAACCCTTTTCTCTCCCTGAGCCATCCCAACCAATTCTCCCTTCTGTGCTGTCCCTTCTGGGACTCCCCACCCCTGGGCCTTCCCACTCTGATGGAAGCTTTAACCTTTTGGGGTCAGATGCacaccttcctcctcccccaaccctctcctcaGGGAGCCCTCCCGAATCCAGGCACCCCATcctgccctccctgcctgggACCTCCAGTGGTAGCCTCAGCAGTGTGCCAG GTGCCCCTGCCCCACCAGCTGCCTCCAAAGCCCCCCTAGTCCCCAGTCCTATACTTCAAAGCCCATCTGAAGGGCTTGGGATGGGGGTGGGCTCCACCTGCCCTCTGCCTCCTCTGGCTGGTGGGGAGGCTTTCCCTTTCCCTAGCCCTGAGCAGGGCCTGGCACTGAGTGGAGCCGGCTTCTCGGGGATGCTAGGGGCCTTGCCTCTCCCTCTGAGTCTGGGGCAGCCTCCACCTTCTCCATTGCTCAGCCATAGTTTATTTGGCATGCTGGCTGGGGGAGCGGGACAACCTCCCCCTGAACCCCTGGTACCCCCACCTGGGGGACCTGGCCCTCCTCTAGCCCCAGGCGAGCCAGAAGGGCCTTCGCTTTTGGTGGCTTCCTTGCTTCCACCACCCCCTTCAGaccttctcccacccccttctGCACCTCCTAGCAACCTCCTTGCCTCATTATTGCCTCTGTTGGCCCTGGGCCCcgcagctgggggtggggagggggcttcaGGGGGAGCTGGAGGTCCAAGTGGAGAGACATTTTCAGGTTTGGGAGACCTGCCCCCGCTACTGTTTCCCCCACTTTCAGCCCCCCCTACCTTCATAGCTTTAAATTCTGCGCTGCTGGCTGCCAGCTTGGATCCCCCCTCGGGCTCGCCCCCTCAG CCCTGTGTCCTGAGTGCCCCCCAACCTGGACCACCTACCTCCAGTGTCACCACAGCAACTACTGACCTGGGAGCCTCCTCTCTGGGCAAGGCCCCCTCCAACTCAGGGAGACCCCCCCAACTCCTTAGCCCTCTGCTGAGCGCCAGCCTGCTGG GTGACTTGTCTTCGCTGACCAGCAGCCCTGGAACCCTCCCCAGCCTGTTGCAGCCTCCTGGTTCTCTTCTCTCTGGCCAGTTGGGGTTGCAGCTCCTCCCTGGAGGGGGAGCTCACCCACCCCTCTCAGAGGCTTCTAGTCCCCTAGCCTGCCTGCTACAGAGTCTCCAG ATTCCTCCAGAGCAGCCAgaagcccccagtctgcccccCAAGAGCCCCACCTCAGCCCTGGAACCGGAGCCTGCTCGGCCTCCCCTCAGTGCCTTAGCCCCACCCCACAGTTCTCCCGACCCCCCAGTCCCTGAGCTGCTCACTGGCAGGGGGTCAGGGAAACGGGgccggaggggaggagggggacttAGGGGCATTAATGGTGAGGCCAGGCCAGGCCGGGGTCGAAAGCCTGGCAGCCGGCGGGAGCCTGCCCGACTAGCCCTTAAGTGGGGGGCACGTGGTGGCTTCAATGGACAAATGGAAAGGTCCCCAAAACGGACCCACCACTGGCAGCATAATGGGGAGCTGGCTGAAGGCGGTGCTGAGCCCAATGATCCATCCCTTCCTGGGCCCCATTCTGAAGACCTTAAG TCCATCTTCTCTCAGGTGCCCCCAGGGGTAGTCAGAAAGTCTCGCCGTGGCCGGAGGAGAAAATACAA CCCCACCCGGAACAGCAGCAGCTCCCGCCAGGATGTTACCCTGGACCCCAGCCCCACAACCCGA GcagttgtctctctgcctccccgggCCCGCCCTGGCCGTCCTGCCAAAAACAAGAGGAGGAAACTGGCCCCGTAG
- the MBD6 gene encoding methyl-CpG-binding domain protein 6 isoform X3 encodes MNGGNESSGADRAGGPVATSVPIGWQRCVREGTVLYISPSGTELSSLEQTRSYLLSDGTCKCGLECPLNVPKVFNFDPLAPVTPGGAGVGPASEEDMTKLCNHRRKAVAMATLYRSMETTCSHSSPGGASPQMFHTVSPGPPIVRPPCRVPPITPLNGGPGSLPPDPPQVPQAFPPLASPGGLFPPPRLPDPVPSGGSSSSCFLPRGNAPSPAPPPPPAISLNAPSYNWGAALRSSLVPPNLGSLPAPHASSSPPSDPPLFHCSDALTPPPLPPSNNLPGPPGPATQPPVSSATMHLPLVLGRLGGAPTVEGPGAPPFLASSLLSAAAKAQCPPFPPPSTLQGQRPCAQTPSAPHSSSRRLTQHRPRRPPTVLRLLEGGVPQAPRRSRPCAPAPVRQPFSLPEPSQPILPSVLSLLGLPTPGPSHSDGSFNLLGSDAHLPPPPTLSSGSPPESRHPILPSLPGTSSGSLSSVPGAPAPPAASKAPLVPSPILQSPSEGLGMGVGSTCPLPPLAGGEAFPFPSPEQGLALSGAGFSGMLGALPLPLSLGQPPPSPLLSHSLFGMLAGGAGQPPPEPLVPPPGGPGPPLAPGEPEGPSLLVASLLPPPPSDLLPPPSAPPSNLLASLLPLLALGPAAGGGEGASGGAGGPSGETFSGLGDLPPLLFPPLSAPPTFIALNSALLAASLDPPSGSPPQPCVLSAPQPGPPTSSVTTATTDLGASSLGKAPSNSGRPPQLLSPLLSASLLAGDLSSLTSSPGTLPSLLQPPGSLLSGQLGLQLLPGGGAHPPLSEASSPLACLLQSLQIPPEQPEAPSLPPKSPTSALEPEPARPPLSALAPPHSSPDPPVPELLTGRGSGKRGRRGGGGLRGINGEARPGRGRKPGSRREPARLALKWGARGGFNGQMERSPKRTHHWQHNGELAEGGAEPNDPSLPGPHSEDLKVPPGVVRKSRRGRRRKYNPTRNSSSSRQDVTLDPSPTTRAVVSLPPRARPGRPAKNKRRKLAP; translated from the exons ATGAATGGGGGCAATGAGAGCAGTGGAGCAGACAGAGCTGGGGGCCCTGTGGCCACATCTGTCCCCATCGGTTGGCAGCGCTGTGTTCGAGAAGGCACTGTGCTCTATATCAG CCCAAGTGGCACAGAGCTGTCTTCCTTGGAGCAAACCCGGAGCTACCTCCTCAGCGATGGGACCTGCAAGTGCGGTCTGGAGTGTCCACTCAATGTCCCCAAG GTTTTCAACTTTGACCCTTTGGCCCCGGTGACcccaggtggggctggggtggggccagCATCAGAGGAGGACATGACCAAGCTGTGCAACCACCGCAGGAAAGCCGTTGCCATGGCAACCCTGTACCGCAGCATGGAGACCACCTGCTCACATTCTTCTCCTG GAGGAGCAAGCCCCCAAATGTTCCACACTGTGTCCCCAGGGCCACCCATTGTCCGGCCCCCATGTCGAGTTCCTCCCATAACTCCACTTAATGGGGGTCCTGGCTCCCTTCCCCCAGACCCACCTCAAGTTCCACAGGCCTTTCCCCCTTTAGCAAGCCCTGGGGGACTCTTCCCACCGCCAAGGCTTCCTGACCCAGTCCCCTCTGGAGGTAGCAGCAGCTCCTGTTTCCTCCCAAGGGGCAATGCCCCCTCTCcagctccacctcctccacctgccATTAGCCTCAATGCCCCCTCATACAACTGGGGAGCTGCTCTCCGATCCAGCCTGGTGCCCCCCAATCTGGGCTCTCTTCCAGCCCCCCATGCCTCCTCCTCACCACCTTCAGATCCTCCTCTCTTCCACTGTAGTGATGCCTTAACGCCCCCTCCTTTGCCCCCAAGCAATAATCTCCCTGGCCCCCCTGGTCCTGCCACTCAGCCACCAGTGTCTTCAGCCACTATGCACCTGCCCCTGGTCCTGGGACGACTGGGAGGGGCCCCCACAGTAGAAGGGCCTGGGGCACCCCCTTTTCTTGCTAGCAGCCTACTCTCTGCAGCGGCCAAGGCACAGTGTCCCCCGTTCCCTCCTCCCAGCACTTTACAGGGCCAAAGGCCCTGTGCCCAGACGCCCTCAGCTCCCCACTCATCATCACGCCGTCTCACTCAGCACCGTCCTCGCAGACCCCCAACTGTATTGCGGTTGTTAGAAGGGGGAGTCCCTCAAGCCCCTAGACGGAGCCGTCCTTGTGCCCCTGCTCCTGTCCGCCAACCCTTTTCTCTCCCTGAGCCATCCCAACCAATTCTCCCTTCTGTGCTGTCCCTTCTGGGACTCCCCACCCCTGGGCCTTCCCACTCTGATGGAAGCTTTAACCTTTTGGGGTCAGATGCacaccttcctcctcccccaaccctctcctcaGGGAGCCCTCCCGAATCCAGGCACCCCATcctgccctccctgcctgggACCTCCAGTGGTAGCCTCAGCAGTGTGCCAG GTGCCCCTGCCCCACCAGCTGCCTCCAAAGCCCCCCTAGTCCCCAGTCCTATACTTCAAAGCCCATCTGAAGGGCTTGGGATGGGGGTGGGCTCCACCTGCCCTCTGCCTCCTCTGGCTGGTGGGGAGGCTTTCCCTTTCCCTAGCCCTGAGCAGGGCCTGGCACTGAGTGGAGCCGGCTTCTCGGGGATGCTAGGGGCCTTGCCTCTCCCTCTGAGTCTGGGGCAGCCTCCACCTTCTCCATTGCTCAGCCATAGTTTATTTGGCATGCTGGCTGGGGGAGCGGGACAACCTCCCCCTGAACCCCTGGTACCCCCACCTGGGGGACCTGGCCCTCCTCTAGCCCCAGGCGAGCCAGAAGGGCCTTCGCTTTTGGTGGCTTCCTTGCTTCCACCACCCCCTTCAGaccttctcccacccccttctGCACCTCCTAGCAACCTCCTTGCCTCATTATTGCCTCTGTTGGCCCTGGGCCCcgcagctgggggtggggagggggcttcaGGGGGAGCTGGAGGTCCAAGTGGAGAGACATTTTCAGGTTTGGGAGACCTGCCCCCGCTACTGTTTCCCCCACTTTCAGCCCCCCCTACCTTCATAGCTTTAAATTCTGCGCTGCTGGCTGCCAGCTTGGATCCCCCCTCGGGCTCGCCCCCTCAG CCCTGTGTCCTGAGTGCCCCCCAACCTGGACCACCTACCTCCAGTGTCACCACAGCAACTACTGACCTGGGAGCCTCCTCTCTGGGCAAGGCCCCCTCCAACTCAGGGAGACCCCCCCAACTCCTTAGCCCTCTGCTGAGCGCCAGCCTGCTGG CAGGTGACTTGTCTTCGCTGACCAGCAGCCCTGGAACCCTCCCCAGCCTGTTGCAGCCTCCTGGTTCTCTTCTCTCTGGCCAGTTGGGGTTGCAGCTCCTCCCTGGAGGGGGAGCTCACCCACCCCTCTCAGAGGCTTCTAGTCCCCTAGCCTGCCTGCTACAGAGTCTCCAG ATTCCTCCAGAGCAGCCAgaagcccccagtctgcccccCAAGAGCCCCACCTCAGCCCTGGAACCGGAGCCTGCTCGGCCTCCCCTCAGTGCCTTAGCCCCACCCCACAGTTCTCCCGACCCCCCAGTCCCTGAGCTGCTCACTGGCAGGGGGTCAGGGAAACGGGgccggaggggaggagggggacttAGGGGCATTAATGGTGAGGCCAGGCCAGGCCGGGGTCGAAAGCCTGGCAGCCGGCGGGAGCCTGCCCGACTAGCCCTTAAGTGGGGGGCACGTGGTGGCTTCAATGGACAAATGGAAAGGTCCCCAAAACGGACCCACCACTGGCAGCATAATGGGGAGCTGGCTGAAGGCGGTGCTGAGCCCAATGATCCATCCCTTCCTGGGCCCCATTCTGAAGACCTTAAG GTGCCCCCAGGGGTAGTCAGAAAGTCTCGCCGTGGCCGGAGGAGAAAATACAA CCCCACCCGGAACAGCAGCAGCTCCCGCCAGGATGTTACCCTGGACCCCAGCCCCACAACCCGA GcagttgtctctctgcctccccgggCCCGCCCTGGCCGTCCTGCCAAAAACAAGAGGAGGAAACTGGCCCCGTAG
- the MBD6 gene encoding methyl-CpG-binding domain protein 6 isoform X1 — protein MNGGNESSGADRAGGPVATSVPIGWQRCVREGTVLYISPSGTELSSLEQTRSYLLSDGTCKCGLECPLNVPKVFNFDPLAPVTPGGAGVGPASEEDMTKLCNHRRKAVAMATLYRSMETTCSHSSPGGASPQMFHTVSPGPPIVRPPCRVPPITPLNGGPGSLPPDPPQVPQAFPPLASPGGLFPPPRLPDPVPSGGSSSSCFLPRGNAPSPAPPPPPAISLNAPSYNWGAALRSSLVPPNLGSLPAPHASSSPPSDPPLFHCSDALTPPPLPPSNNLPGPPGPATQPPVSSATMHLPLVLGRLGGAPTVEGPGAPPFLASSLLSAAAKAQCPPFPPPSTLQGQRPCAQTPSAPHSSSRRLTQHRPRRPPTVLRLLEGGVPQAPRRSRPCAPAPVRQPFSLPEPSQPILPSVLSLLGLPTPGPSHSDGSFNLLGSDAHLPPPPTLSSGSPPESRHPILPSLPGTSSGSLSSVPGAPAPPAASKAPLVPSPILQSPSEGLGMGVGSTCPLPPLAGGEAFPFPSPEQGLALSGAGFSGMLGALPLPLSLGQPPPSPLLSHSLFGMLAGGAGQPPPEPLVPPPGGPGPPLAPGEPEGPSLLVASLLPPPPSDLLPPPSAPPSNLLASLLPLLALGPAAGGGEGASGGAGGPSGETFSGLGDLPPLLFPPLSAPPTFIALNSALLAASLDPPSGSPPQPCVLSAPQPGPPTSSVTTATTDLGASSLGKAPSNSGRPPQLLSPLLSASLLAGDLSSLTSSPGTLPSLLQPPGSLLSGQLGLQLLPGGGAHPPLSEASSPLACLLQSLQIPPEQPEAPSLPPKSPTSALEPEPARPPLSALAPPHSSPDPPVPELLTGRGSGKRGRRGGGGLRGINGEARPGRGRKPGSRREPARLALKWGARGGFNGQMERSPKRTHHWQHNGELAEGGAEPNDPSLPGPHSEDLKSIFSQVPPGVVRKSRRGRRRKYNPTRNSSSSRQDVTLDPSPTTRAVVSLPPRARPGRPAKNKRRKLAP, from the exons ATGAATGGGGGCAATGAGAGCAGTGGAGCAGACAGAGCTGGGGGCCCTGTGGCCACATCTGTCCCCATCGGTTGGCAGCGCTGTGTTCGAGAAGGCACTGTGCTCTATATCAG CCCAAGTGGCACAGAGCTGTCTTCCTTGGAGCAAACCCGGAGCTACCTCCTCAGCGATGGGACCTGCAAGTGCGGTCTGGAGTGTCCACTCAATGTCCCCAAG GTTTTCAACTTTGACCCTTTGGCCCCGGTGACcccaggtggggctggggtggggccagCATCAGAGGAGGACATGACCAAGCTGTGCAACCACCGCAGGAAAGCCGTTGCCATGGCAACCCTGTACCGCAGCATGGAGACCACCTGCTCACATTCTTCTCCTG GAGGAGCAAGCCCCCAAATGTTCCACACTGTGTCCCCAGGGCCACCCATTGTCCGGCCCCCATGTCGAGTTCCTCCCATAACTCCACTTAATGGGGGTCCTGGCTCCCTTCCCCCAGACCCACCTCAAGTTCCACAGGCCTTTCCCCCTTTAGCAAGCCCTGGGGGACTCTTCCCACCGCCAAGGCTTCCTGACCCAGTCCCCTCTGGAGGTAGCAGCAGCTCCTGTTTCCTCCCAAGGGGCAATGCCCCCTCTCcagctccacctcctccacctgccATTAGCCTCAATGCCCCCTCATACAACTGGGGAGCTGCTCTCCGATCCAGCCTGGTGCCCCCCAATCTGGGCTCTCTTCCAGCCCCCCATGCCTCCTCCTCACCACCTTCAGATCCTCCTCTCTTCCACTGTAGTGATGCCTTAACGCCCCCTCCTTTGCCCCCAAGCAATAATCTCCCTGGCCCCCCTGGTCCTGCCACTCAGCCACCAGTGTCTTCAGCCACTATGCACCTGCCCCTGGTCCTGGGACGACTGGGAGGGGCCCCCACAGTAGAAGGGCCTGGGGCACCCCCTTTTCTTGCTAGCAGCCTACTCTCTGCAGCGGCCAAGGCACAGTGTCCCCCGTTCCCTCCTCCCAGCACTTTACAGGGCCAAAGGCCCTGTGCCCAGACGCCCTCAGCTCCCCACTCATCATCACGCCGTCTCACTCAGCACCGTCCTCGCAGACCCCCAACTGTATTGCGGTTGTTAGAAGGGGGAGTCCCTCAAGCCCCTAGACGGAGCCGTCCTTGTGCCCCTGCTCCTGTCCGCCAACCCTTTTCTCTCCCTGAGCCATCCCAACCAATTCTCCCTTCTGTGCTGTCCCTTCTGGGACTCCCCACCCCTGGGCCTTCCCACTCTGATGGAAGCTTTAACCTTTTGGGGTCAGATGCacaccttcctcctcccccaaccctctcctcaGGGAGCCCTCCCGAATCCAGGCACCCCATcctgccctccctgcctgggACCTCCAGTGGTAGCCTCAGCAGTGTGCCAG GTGCCCCTGCCCCACCAGCTGCCTCCAAAGCCCCCCTAGTCCCCAGTCCTATACTTCAAAGCCCATCTGAAGGGCTTGGGATGGGGGTGGGCTCCACCTGCCCTCTGCCTCCTCTGGCTGGTGGGGAGGCTTTCCCTTTCCCTAGCCCTGAGCAGGGCCTGGCACTGAGTGGAGCCGGCTTCTCGGGGATGCTAGGGGCCTTGCCTCTCCCTCTGAGTCTGGGGCAGCCTCCACCTTCTCCATTGCTCAGCCATAGTTTATTTGGCATGCTGGCTGGGGGAGCGGGACAACCTCCCCCTGAACCCCTGGTACCCCCACCTGGGGGACCTGGCCCTCCTCTAGCCCCAGGCGAGCCAGAAGGGCCTTCGCTTTTGGTGGCTTCCTTGCTTCCACCACCCCCTTCAGaccttctcccacccccttctGCACCTCCTAGCAACCTCCTTGCCTCATTATTGCCTCTGTTGGCCCTGGGCCCcgcagctgggggtggggagggggcttcaGGGGGAGCTGGAGGTCCAAGTGGAGAGACATTTTCAGGTTTGGGAGACCTGCCCCCGCTACTGTTTCCCCCACTTTCAGCCCCCCCTACCTTCATAGCTTTAAATTCTGCGCTGCTGGCTGCCAGCTTGGATCCCCCCTCGGGCTCGCCCCCTCAG CCCTGTGTCCTGAGTGCCCCCCAACCTGGACCACCTACCTCCAGTGTCACCACAGCAACTACTGACCTGGGAGCCTCCTCTCTGGGCAAGGCCCCCTCCAACTCAGGGAGACCCCCCCAACTCCTTAGCCCTCTGCTGAGCGCCAGCCTGCTGG CAGGTGACTTGTCTTCGCTGACCAGCAGCCCTGGAACCCTCCCCAGCCTGTTGCAGCCTCCTGGTTCTCTTCTCTCTGGCCAGTTGGGGTTGCAGCTCCTCCCTGGAGGGGGAGCTCACCCACCCCTCTCAGAGGCTTCTAGTCCCCTAGCCTGCCTGCTACAGAGTCTCCAG ATTCCTCCAGAGCAGCCAgaagcccccagtctgcccccCAAGAGCCCCACCTCAGCCCTGGAACCGGAGCCTGCTCGGCCTCCCCTCAGTGCCTTAGCCCCACCCCACAGTTCTCCCGACCCCCCAGTCCCTGAGCTGCTCACTGGCAGGGGGTCAGGGAAACGGGgccggaggggaggagggggacttAGGGGCATTAATGGTGAGGCCAGGCCAGGCCGGGGTCGAAAGCCTGGCAGCCGGCGGGAGCCTGCCCGACTAGCCCTTAAGTGGGGGGCACGTGGTGGCTTCAATGGACAAATGGAAAGGTCCCCAAAACGGACCCACCACTGGCAGCATAATGGGGAGCTGGCTGAAGGCGGTGCTGAGCCCAATGATCCATCCCTTCCTGGGCCCCATTCTGAAGACCTTAAG TCCATCTTCTCTCAGGTGCCCCCAGGGGTAGTCAGAAAGTCTCGCCGTGGCCGGAGGAGAAAATACAA CCCCACCCGGAACAGCAGCAGCTCCCGCCAGGATGTTACCCTGGACCCCAGCCCCACAACCCGA GcagttgtctctctgcctccccgggCCCGCCCTGGCCGTCCTGCCAAAAACAAGAGGAGGAAACTGGCCCCGTAG